Proteins co-encoded in one Holophagales bacterium genomic window:
- a CDS encoding glycosyltransferase, which translates to MRALLVVPRLPGTGHTGDRVRAELHLEALAALGARVTLVGGAPAGASVSAVRGAAEVRAVPLRKTFLPFFLAKAALRGWPLQTALCDGPWEAAFEGTGDFDLAVVLLARLHPRVSALLPATAIVVDFVDALSEAARQIAKRDPALWRRLYWNLETPRLERAEREAAHGARLLLATTPFDAGVLPAGTVPIAIGAHLGPPPPRERGPVVVFTGRMGYRPNAVAAELLLREIWPGVRARVPRAELVVGGADAPRALRRLASATEGVRLESPVADMRALLCTARVAAVPVDMGTGTPIKVYEALEAGCAVVATPAAASRAVLDGVAAPVRTADGAEAFTREVVTLLSDDGLAAALGERGRAFVVAHADRRVVGLRLAGLLRGAAEQR; encoded by the coding sequence GTGAGGGCGCTCCTCGTCGTACCCCGTCTGCCCGGGACGGGCCACACGGGGGACCGCGTGCGCGCCGAGCTGCACCTGGAGGCGCTTGCGGCCCTCGGAGCCCGGGTGACGCTCGTCGGCGGGGCACCGGCCGGCGCATCGGTTTCGGCCGTCCGCGGGGCCGCCGAGGTGCGGGCGGTTCCGCTGCGGAAGACCTTCCTGCCATTCTTCCTGGCAAAGGCGGCGCTTCGGGGCTGGCCGCTTCAGACCGCGCTCTGCGACGGTCCGTGGGAGGCGGCGTTCGAAGGAACGGGCGACTTCGACCTCGCCGTCGTTCTCCTGGCCCGCCTCCATCCGCGCGTGTCGGCCCTCCTGCCCGCCACAGCCATCGTCGTCGACTTCGTCGACGCGCTCTCGGAGGCCGCGCGGCAGATCGCGAAGCGCGACCCGGCGCTCTGGCGAAGGCTCTACTGGAATCTGGAGACGCCGCGTCTCGAGCGCGCGGAGCGCGAGGCGGCGCACGGAGCGCGCCTTCTTCTCGCCACGACACCGTTCGACGCCGGGGTGCTCCCGGCGGGCACGGTGCCGATCGCCATCGGCGCTCACCTCGGCCCGCCACCGCCGCGCGAACGCGGGCCCGTCGTCGTCTTCACCGGCCGGATGGGATACCGTCCGAACGCCGTGGCGGCCGAGCTGCTCCTCCGTGAGATCTGGCCCGGGGTGCGCGCCCGCGTGCCGCGGGCCGAGCTCGTCGTCGGTGGCGCCGATGCACCGCGGGCCCTGCGCCGGCTCGCGTCGGCGACGGAGGGGGTGCGGCTCGAGAGCCCCGTGGCCGACATGAGGGCGCTCCTCTGCACGGCGCGCGTTGCGGCCGTACCGGTCGACATGGGAACCGGAACACCGATCAAGGTCTACGAGGCGCTCGAGGCCGGCTGTGCCGTCGTGGCGACACCGGCGGCCGCGTCGCGGGCCGTCCTCGACGGCGTTGCGGCCCCGGTGCGGACGGCGGACGGTGCCGAGGCCTTCACCCGGGAGGTCGTGACGCTCCTGTCGGACGACGGACTGGCGGCGGCGCTGGGAGAGCGGGGGCGGGCGTTCGTCGTCGCCCACGCCGACCGACGGGTCGTCGGGCTGCGTCTCGCGGGGCTCCTGCGCGGCGCCGCGGAGCAGCGGTGA
- a CDS encoding sugar transferase, producing MRHGSARRSALLATGDALCAIAAFVAVVWLRRIVPLPWTESVLPVEKVPLEPWPWLAVVAIAALLGHVLAGTWSEPLVTLRERGGLLVAAVLAGLFLVGAFFLLGRALPRTVVLLYVPAAWGVHALFRSLVERVLPPGLRSVLVLGEGEDARRAAAALEAGEAPGYRLLAWEADAAGAMTEGDARGPIRGATDVVLASGSPREREAFASLVERSASAGFELWLLPGLADVVASHVATRSLGDLPLTPVEARGASGGAVAFRRVLDLAIGLPLTVLAAVPVAFVSLLVVLETPGPAWIRQRRVGRRGRELEIWKVRTMREDAERETGPVLARPGDERVTRVGRFLRKTRVDELPQLLHVLSGAMSLVGPRPERPELVATYEAAEPLYRLRHLLKPGLTGLAQVMGAYATKPDVKLRYDLGYLFHWSPVLDLFVLARTVTTVLRVSGI from the coding sequence GTGAGACACGGAAGCGCCCGCCGAAGCGCCCTCCTCGCGACGGGAGACGCCCTCTGCGCGATCGCCGCGTTCGTCGCCGTCGTCTGGCTTCGGCGCATCGTCCCGCTGCCGTGGACCGAGTCGGTCCTGCCGGTCGAGAAGGTGCCTCTCGAACCGTGGCCCTGGCTTGCCGTCGTCGCCATCGCGGCTCTCCTCGGCCACGTCCTCGCGGGGACCTGGTCCGAGCCTCTCGTCACGCTTCGCGAGCGAGGCGGCCTGCTCGTCGCCGCCGTGCTGGCGGGGCTCTTCCTCGTCGGAGCGTTCTTCCTGCTCGGCCGTGCGCTCCCGCGAACGGTCGTGCTCCTTTACGTTCCCGCGGCGTGGGGGGTACACGCCCTGTTCAGGAGCCTCGTGGAACGGGTCCTGCCACCCGGTCTGCGCTCGGTCCTCGTCCTGGGCGAGGGGGAGGACGCGCGCCGCGCGGCCGCGGCGCTCGAGGCGGGCGAGGCGCCAGGCTACCGGCTGCTGGCGTGGGAGGCCGACGCGGCGGGGGCGATGACGGAAGGGGACGCCCGCGGCCCGATTCGCGGCGCGACGGACGTCGTCCTGGCGTCCGGCAGCCCGCGAGAGAGGGAGGCCTTCGCATCGCTCGTCGAGCGAAGCGCCTCCGCCGGGTTCGAGCTCTGGCTTCTCCCTGGCCTGGCCGACGTCGTCGCCTCGCACGTCGCGACCCGGAGCCTCGGCGACCTCCCTCTGACTCCCGTGGAAGCGCGCGGGGCGTCCGGCGGCGCCGTGGCCTTCCGGCGCGTGCTCGACCTCGCGATCGGGCTTCCCCTCACCGTTCTCGCCGCCGTGCCGGTCGCTTTCGTCTCGCTCCTGGTCGTGCTGGAGACTCCGGGACCGGCCTGGATCCGGCAGCGGCGCGTCGGCCGGAGAGGGCGCGAGCTCGAGATCTGGAAGGTCCGGACGATGCGCGAAGACGCCGAGCGGGAGACGGGACCGGTCCTGGCGAGACCGGGAGACGAGCGCGTGACGCGCGTCGGCCGCTTCCTTCGGAAGACGCGCGTCGACGAGCTGCCCCAGCTCCTGCACGTCCTCTCCGGAGCGATGAGCCTCGTGGGCCCGCGCCCGGAGAGGCCGGAGCTCGTCGCGACGTACGAGGCCGCGGAGCCGCTCTACCGGCTCCGACACCTCCTGAAGCCGGGCCTCACGGGGCTGGCGCAGGTGATGGGCGCCTACGCCACCAAGCCCGACGTGAAGCTGCGGTACGACCTCGGCTACCTTTTCCACTGGAGCCCCGTCCTCGATCTCTTCGTCCTGGCGAGAACGGTGACGACGGTCCTGCGCGTCAGCGGGATCTGA
- a CDS encoding O-antigen ligase family protein encodes MSGPKREGHRAALELLAPLGTLVAIALPFFVLVLASAEATREAKLAAQSAGAILVLLGLALGGRGMEPEAAWNGSVRWAGTALAAFIALFLVSLASGLFRDRDPLDALPLIPALALLAWGATGLGEATARRALSLLVACGAVTGLLATLQRFAGLFRLPVEAPEARFHATAWIGNPGDVGAALVIPALLAASSLARGRRRLASGTALAACAFGLASAGTLAPLVAFASGAALLVALDLRRRLLPGLLAGAAALALLVGTGVASRAMEKLASGNVAELTTQRNIGILAALETIRAHPLLGTGPGGFSADFVRARLEAEERTRRRLVHLSSSSHFDNAHCDPLTVAAEAGTPAALALTAALGALLAGLLGAARRERGVAPSGNGVPAESLLPALVAILVLSLANFPIQIVPVSGPFAFLAGLALARAGGRLAPPVRPAAKAGLVFAALLLAAGATLRLAGGLSLARAESALKLSPFAAGAERRALVDSALADARRAVALRPRLATAHLALGSARAALADLDGAVAAMGRSLALEERAETLLNLGRLALAKGDRATARACFVRAVWLFPRLAAAVPPAGEPDAVVAETARLEAALPSGGPPPPLPGSLRSR; translated from the coding sequence ATGTCCGGTCCCAAACGCGAGGGCCACCGCGCGGCGCTGGAGCTTCTCGCGCCTCTCGGGACACTCGTCGCGATCGCACTCCCGTTCTTCGTCCTCGTCCTCGCCTCGGCCGAGGCGACCCGCGAGGCCAAGCTCGCCGCGCAGTCGGCCGGCGCGATCCTCGTCCTCCTCGGCCTAGCTCTCGGGGGCCGCGGGATGGAGCCGGAGGCGGCGTGGAACGGCTCCGTGCGATGGGCAGGAACGGCCCTCGCCGCGTTTATCGCTCTCTTTCTCGTCTCCCTGGCTTCCGGACTCTTCCGCGACAGGGATCCGCTGGACGCTCTCCCGCTCATTCCGGCCCTCGCGCTCCTGGCCTGGGGAGCGACGGGACTCGGCGAGGCCACGGCTCGCCGGGCGCTCTCGCTGCTCGTCGCCTGCGGAGCCGTGACCGGTCTCCTCGCCACCCTCCAGCGTTTCGCGGGGCTCTTTCGGCTGCCGGTAGAGGCCCCCGAGGCGCGCTTTCACGCCACGGCGTGGATCGGGAACCCGGGCGACGTCGGCGCCGCGCTCGTGATTCCGGCGCTCCTCGCCGCCTCCTCCCTCGCGAGGGGCCGGAGGCGCCTCGCGTCCGGTACCGCTCTGGCCGCGTGCGCCTTCGGCCTCGCCTCCGCCGGAACGCTCGCCCCACTCGTCGCGTTCGCCAGCGGCGCCGCGCTCCTCGTGGCCCTCGACCTTCGCCGGCGCCTCCTGCCGGGACTCCTGGCGGGTGCAGCGGCCCTCGCCCTCCTCGTCGGAACGGGGGTCGCCTCGCGAGCGATGGAGAAGCTCGCCTCGGGCAACGTCGCCGAGCTCACCACCCAGCGGAACATCGGCATCCTGGCCGCGCTCGAGACGATCCGCGCGCACCCTCTCCTCGGCACCGGCCCGGGAGGCTTCTCCGCCGACTTCGTGAGAGCGCGGCTCGAGGCGGAAGAACGTACCCGGCGGCGACTCGTCCACCTCTCGTCTTCCTCCCACTTCGACAACGCACACTGTGACCCTCTCACCGTCGCCGCTGAGGCGGGCACCCCCGCCGCGCTGGCGCTGACGGCGGCCCTGGGCGCGCTCCTCGCGGGTCTCCTCGGCGCCGCGCGACGGGAACGGGGCGTCGCCCCCTCCGGCAATGGCGTCCCGGCCGAATCGCTCCTTCCCGCCCTCGTCGCTATCCTCGTCCTCTCTCTCGCCAACTTCCCGATTCAGATCGTTCCCGTCTCGGGGCCGTTCGCGTTCCTGGCAGGCCTCGCGCTGGCGCGCGCCGGCGGCCGCCTCGCGCCGCCCGTGCGGCCGGCCGCGAAGGCGGGCCTCGTCTTCGCCGCGCTTCTCCTGGCCGCCGGCGCGACGCTGCGCCTCGCCGGGGGCCTCTCGCTCGCGCGGGCCGAATCGGCCCTGAAGCTGTCTCCGTTCGCGGCCGGCGCCGAACGGAGGGCTCTCGTCGATTCCGCGCTCGCCGACGCGCGGCGCGCCGTCGCCCTGAGACCCCGCCTGGCCACGGCGCACCTCGCGCTCGGCTCGGCCCGCGCCGCCCTGGCCGACCTGGACGGCGCCGTTGCCGCCATGGGACGTTCCCTCGCGCTCGAGGAGCGCGCCGAGACGCTCCTGAATCTCGGACGCCTCGCGCTGGCGAAGGGGGACCGCGCCACTGCGCGCGCCTGTTTCGTCCGGGCCGTCTGGCTCTTTCCGAGGCTCGCGGCCGCCGTCCCGCCCGCGGGCGAGCCCGACGCCGTCGTCGCCGAGACGGCACGACTCGAGGCCGCGCTTCCCTCGGGCGGACCGCCCCCGCCCCTCCCCGGGTCCCTCAGATCCCGCTGA
- a CDS encoding sigma-70 family RNA polymerase sigma factor, with protein MELSSPPVVPEQSQAATPADLELIERIRKGEQPALDILYKRYSSPVYSLVWKILQNSEEAEDVALDVFWQVWRQADRYDPARGAPPAWIFTLARSRAIDRLRSRNRREDRTISIDDPNVHFDPLDDTASPDQVVSFRQNRDAVRAAMDKLSNVQREAVELAFLKGMTHVEIAEKLGQPLGTVKTRIRQGLIRLRKHLD; from the coding sequence ATGGAGCTCTCCTCGCCACCGGTCGTCCCCGAGCAGAGCCAGGCTGCGACTCCCGCGGATCTCGAGCTGATCGAGAGAATCCGTAAGGGTGAGCAGCCCGCACTCGACATCCTCTACAAGCGGTACTCCTCGCCCGTCTACTCGCTCGTCTGGAAGATCCTCCAGAACTCGGAGGAGGCCGAGGACGTCGCCCTCGACGTCTTCTGGCAGGTCTGGCGCCAGGCGGACCGGTACGACCCGGCGCGCGGCGCCCCGCCCGCCTGGATCTTCACGCTCGCCCGCTCCCGGGCCATCGACCGGCTCCGCTCCCGCAACCGGCGGGAGGACCGGACGATCTCCATCGACGACCCCAACGTCCATTTCGACCCGCTCGACGACACCGCGTCCCCCGACCAGGTCGTCTCCTTCCGGCAGAACCGGGACGCCGTGAGGGCGGCGATGGACAAGCTGTCGAACGTCCAGCGCGAGGCCGTCGAGCTCGCGTTCCTGAAGGGAATGACGCACGTCGAGATCGCCGAGAAGCTCGGCCAGCCGCTGGGCACGGTGAAAACCCGCATCCGCCAGGGGCTCATCCGGCTCCGCAAGCACCTCGACTGA
- a CDS encoding alkaline phosphatase family protein: MSRARPHPILAPALVAILLPSSLPAAPPPEPPHRVVLVSFDGAGAAEYGRQRDALSPDGFRRAEREGLSAERLQTVTPSLTAVVHASISTGALPETTGIVSNTYWPAGGPLKARVDGFEAEPSVETLWEALARQGRRVAALSWPGVTGRTSRTSTPIGLRWASLRSPGFLWTGPEAGAAFPDAAIALPPEVKSWSPPRLVRVEPSPGRENGTARPLAFVLLDTRDDGRREYDALAALDAEGGFAGRLRAGDWLALPEPGDGIARRGRWVKLLKLSPDASSVALYVGGVGQTEAWPEDFQRTLDERCGFWPGEPDHRLLEGPDPDVKTFLEMTGRLSAFFVSAYEAAERRGDWDVLLAYQPVLDEAGHAFTPPPPDRAGAHPDREERAAAALRESWRISDRAAARYLRFLERGGDVVLVSDHGLRPVWRSVYPAELMRRQGWVSTDVLAGRAVVRPDSPADVAVSGGTALLVLNRAGEMPGGVLSPEEAAAVLADIAAYFRSLRDEAGKPLFETVALRGEASTIGLDHPNIGDLVLIAGPGTTLSAGFPRQGESAPILLPVDLTAQHGFGPDPQVDGIFFHVGPGVAQARIPVVKAVEVAPRVTARMGLSPPGAK, from the coding sequence ATGTCCCGCGCCCGCCCGCACCCCATCCTCGCTCCGGCCCTCGTCGCCATCCTCCTTCCGTCGAGCCTCCCCGCGGCGCCTCCTCCCGAGCCACCGCACCGCGTCGTCCTCGTCTCGTTCGACGGCGCGGGTGCCGCCGAGTACGGCCGGCAGCGCGATGCGCTCTCTCCCGACGGCTTCCGCCGCGCCGAACGCGAGGGGCTCTCGGCGGAACGCCTCCAGACGGTCACGCCGTCACTCACGGCCGTCGTGCACGCGTCGATCTCGACCGGGGCGCTTCCGGAGACGACGGGCATCGTCTCGAACACCTACTGGCCCGCCGGCGGACCGCTCAAGGCTCGCGTCGACGGATTCGAGGCCGAGCCGTCCGTAGAGACGCTCTGGGAGGCCCTCGCCCGCCAGGGTCGCCGCGTCGCTGCCCTGAGCTGGCCCGGCGTCACCGGGCGCACATCCCGTACCAGCACGCCCATCGGCCTTCGATGGGCCAGCCTCCGCTCACCCGGCTTTCTCTGGACGGGCCCCGAGGCCGGGGCCGCCTTCCCGGATGCGGCCATCGCCCTGCCTCCCGAGGTGAAGAGCTGGTCGCCACCCCGGCTGGTGCGCGTCGAGCCGTCGCCTGGCCGGGAGAACGGCACGGCCCGGCCCCTCGCCTTCGTCCTCCTCGACACCCGGGACGACGGCCGGCGCGAGTACGACGCGCTCGCTGCGCTCGACGCCGAGGGAGGGTTCGCCGGCCGGCTCCGCGCGGGAGACTGGCTCGCTCTCCCCGAGCCCGGGGACGGCATCGCACGGCGCGGCCGCTGGGTCAAGCTTCTCAAGCTCTCCCCCGACGCCTCCTCGGTCGCCCTCTACGTCGGTGGCGTCGGGCAGACTGAAGCCTGGCCCGAGGACTTCCAGAGGACCCTCGACGAGCGTTGTGGCTTCTGGCCCGGTGAGCCCGACCACCGGCTTCTCGAAGGGCCCGATCCCGACGTGAAGACGTTTCTCGAGATGACCGGCCGGCTCTCGGCGTTCTTCGTCTCGGCCTACGAGGCGGCGGAGAGGCGCGGCGACTGGGACGTCCTGCTGGCCTACCAGCCGGTCCTCGACGAGGCCGGGCACGCCTTCACCCCTCCCCCGCCGGACCGGGCCGGGGCGCATCCCGACCGGGAGGAAAGGGCTGCGGCGGCCCTGCGCGAATCGTGGCGGATTTCGGACCGCGCCGCCGCGCGCTACCTCCGCTTCCTGGAACGCGGAGGGGACGTCGTCCTGGTCTCCGACCACGGCCTTCGCCCCGTGTGGCGATCCGTTTACCCTGCCGAGCTGATGAGGAGACAGGGATGGGTCTCCACGGACGTCCTCGCGGGCCGCGCCGTGGTGCGCCCCGACTCTCCTGCCGACGTCGCCGTTTCCGGCGGCACGGCGCTGCTCGTCCTCAACCGGGCCGGTGAGATGCCGGGCGGCGTCCTCTCTCCCGAGGAAGCGGCCGCGGTCCTCGCAGACATCGCCGCCTACTTTCGATCGCTCAGGGATGAGGCCGGCAAGCCCCTCTTCGAGACCGTCGCGCTCCGAGGCGAGGCCTCCACGATCGGCCTCGACCACCCGAACATCGGAGACCTCGTCCTCATCGCGGGGCCGGGAACGACCCTTAGTGCTGGGTTCCCGCGGCAGGGCGAATCCGCCCCGATCCTTCTTCCCGTCGACCTCACCGCGCAGCACGGCTTCGGGCCCGATCCCCAGGTCGACGGCATCTTCTTCCACGTGGGACCGGGCGTGGCCCAGGCACGCATACCGGTCGTGAAGGCCGTGGAGGTCGCGCCCCGCGTGACCGCGCGGATGGGGCTCTCTCCCCCGGGGGCGAAGTGA
- a CDS encoding CHAD domain-containing protein: MPAPRPLSILGLLEEALPAQGERLRALAGRAKAGGDEDLVHDLRVALRRAEALARLFRGAPRKGDGEVPRASARKLRRRLSVLRSEEVGRALLASRAEAAASLPIGLVFPGELPTVRVDAGEVAAVERAVTLWKRKLVSTRGGAFAPRVETQTAILRKTRRRLVRLIRRLSALLPPDGRTLHAARIAAKRLRYALEVVEPLDPGIRPLLRLLRAFQDAAGDFHDLAELAATVGAVAAGDGEDRLALALVARNLEADAGRALAAARRRGSALERPVRRLRQSLEDLETR, translated from the coding sequence TTGCCAGCGCCCCGACCGCTTTCGATCCTCGGCCTCCTCGAAGAGGCTCTCCCTGCCCAGGGCGAGAGGCTCCGAGCGCTTGCCGGCCGGGCGAAGGCCGGCGGGGACGAGGACCTCGTCCACGACCTCAGGGTCGCGCTGCGCCGCGCGGAGGCCCTCGCGCGCCTCTTCCGGGGTGCTCCCCGGAAGGGTGACGGCGAGGTACCCCGGGCGTCGGCCCGCAAGCTCCGCCGCCGGCTCTCGGTCCTCCGGTCAGAGGAGGTCGGCCGGGCGCTCCTGGCATCTCGGGCGGAGGCGGCGGCCTCTCTGCCCATCGGGCTCGTTTTTCCGGGTGAGCTGCCGACCGTCCGCGTCGACGCGGGTGAAGTTGCTGCCGTCGAGCGGGCCGTCACACTCTGGAAACGGAAGCTCGTGTCGACCCGCGGTGGCGCCTTCGCCCCACGCGTGGAAACGCAGACCGCGATTCTGCGCAAGACCCGCCGCAGGCTCGTCCGGCTCATCCGCAGGCTCTCGGCCCTCCTCCCCCCGGACGGCCGCACGCTCCACGCCGCCCGGATCGCCGCGAAGAGGCTCCGCTACGCCCTCGAGGTCGTCGAGCCGCTCGATCCCGGCATCCGCCCGCTGCTTCGCCTCCTCCGCGCATTCCAGGACGCCGCGGGAGACTTCCACGACCTCGCGGAGCTCGCTGCGACCGTAGGCGCCGTCGCGGCAGGAGACGGCGAGGACCGCCTCGCTCTGGCGCTTGTGGCGCGGAACCTCGAGGCCGACGCCGGCCGCGCTCTGGCGGCCGCCCGAAGGCGAGGCTCGGCTCTCGAACGCCCTGTCCGCCGGCTGCGCCAGTCCCTCGAAGACCTCGAGACGCGGTAG
- a CDS encoding bifunctional diguanylate cyclase/phosphodiesterase, translating into MKERRRRQGYDTVAMSKAAVTALSLEASVFDGCPDPLAIFEPRGRLIAVNAAARTEGAPDPAGAEEALGQLLPFWGDSETRDRLLSAALDPNGASNVEVRVTFEDSARNKVFWVSARRLGDSEPALLVASARNVSAAHALTRETARNETLASTHASRDPVTGFVTRAAFQELLEKAIEHANRGKRPLALLFFDLDDFKALNDTHGLAAGDEYLRRLGEALSLALRPGRVFARLGGDEFGLLSPDTTSAEAALEADNLVRFLTEFSPTFEGRRLQITASVGVAVYPAHGQRASDLMLAADLAMHQAKARGRARFILHDPNARERERIGLLRGQADRIRIGLSAGRFVPLFQPISEVSTGRIVAAETLVRLREEDGSLTSPDEFLDAAERFGFVTAIDRVVIGSTFDALIAARKRISPDLEVSINLSGLDFEDDALVADISRLARLKGIRPSRITFEITETAALRDLGRVQDFTNALTSEGFKFALDDFGVGFSSFRYLRDLPMSTLKFDQSYVRDLPLKMENRVFVRGIAEICRGFGVKTVAEGVETPEILTILRELGVDRAQGYYIGHPALELPARPGEPG; encoded by the coding sequence GTGAAGGAGCGCCGCCGCCGCCAGGGATACGACACGGTCGCCATGTCGAAGGCGGCCGTCACGGCCCTCTCCCTCGAGGCCTCCGTCTTCGACGGGTGCCCGGATCCGCTCGCGATCTTCGAGCCCCGCGGCCGCCTGATCGCGGTGAATGCCGCAGCGCGCACGGAGGGAGCGCCCGATCCGGCCGGAGCGGAGGAGGCACTGGGCCAGCTCCTCCCCTTCTGGGGCGACAGCGAGACGCGCGATCGGCTCCTGTCCGCCGCGCTCGATCCGAACGGCGCCTCGAACGTCGAGGTCCGCGTCACGTTCGAAGACAGCGCGAGGAACAAGGTCTTCTGGGTCTCGGCTCGCAGGCTCGGAGACTCCGAGCCCGCCCTCCTCGTCGCCTCTGCGCGAAACGTCTCCGCAGCCCACGCCCTCACCCGGGAGACCGCCCGGAACGAGACCCTCGCCTCGACGCACGCCTCCCGCGACCCCGTCACGGGATTCGTCACCCGCGCGGCGTTCCAGGAGCTTCTCGAAAAGGCGATCGAGCACGCGAACCGCGGCAAACGCCCGCTCGCCCTGCTCTTCTTCGACCTCGACGACTTCAAGGCCCTGAACGACACGCACGGGCTCGCAGCGGGAGACGAATACCTGCGCCGCCTCGGCGAAGCCCTCAGCCTCGCCCTGCGCCCCGGCAGGGTCTTTGCCCGCCTGGGAGGCGACGAGTTCGGCCTGCTCTCCCCCGACACGACCTCGGCCGAGGCGGCCCTCGAGGCCGACAACCTCGTCCGGTTCCTGACGGAGTTCTCACCGACGTTCGAGGGGCGGAGGCTCCAGATCACCGCGAGCGTCGGTGTCGCGGTCTACCCCGCGCACGGCCAGCGCGCCTCGGATCTGATGCTCGCGGCCGACCTCGCCATGCACCAGGCGAAGGCGCGCGGGCGCGCCCGCTTCATCCTCCACGACCCGAACGCCAGGGAGAGGGAACGGATCGGCCTCCTCAGAGGGCAGGCCGACCGGATCCGCATCGGGCTTTCCGCCGGCCGGTTCGTGCCGCTCTTCCAGCCGATCTCCGAGGTCTCGACGGGGCGCATCGTCGCCGCCGAGACCCTGGTGAGGCTTCGGGAGGAGGACGGCTCCCTCACGAGCCCCGACGAGTTCCTCGACGCGGCGGAGCGCTTCGGATTCGTCACGGCCATCGACCGGGTCGTCATCGGGAGCACGTTCGACGCCCTCATCGCCGCCCGGAAGAGGATCTCGCCCGACCTCGAGGTCTCCATCAACCTCTCCGGGCTCGACTTCGAGGACGACGCGCTCGTGGCCGACATCTCGCGCCTCGCCCGCCTCAAGGGAATCCGTCCCTCGCGCATCACGTTCGAGATCACGGAAACCGCCGCCCTGCGCGACCTGGGGCGCGTGCAGGACTTCACGAACGCCCTGACGTCGGAGGGGTTCAAGTTCGCACTGGACGACTTCGGCGTCGGCTTCTCCTCGTTCCGGTACCTGCGCGACCTGCCGATGTCGACGCTCAAGTTCGACCAGAGCTACGTGCGCGACCTGCCGCTCAAGATGGAGAACCGCGTCTTCGTCCGCGGCATCGCGGAGATCTGCCGCGGCTTCGGCGTGAAGACGGTCGCCGAGGGCGTCGAGACTCCGGAGATCCTGACGATCCTGCGCGAGCTCGGAGTCGACCGCGCACAGGGCTACTACATCGGCCACCCCGCGCTCGAGCTTCCGGCCCGTCCCGGCGAACCGGGCTGA
- a CDS encoding GNAT family N-acetyltransferase: MISALLAPRSRRWPCRFDARRDNPPVVTSGPAISLRPAAREDVPVVAGLIRALAEYERLSAECFADEAALESHLFGPRPYAEVLIADVDGEPAGFALFFHNYSTFLTKPGIYLEDLFVVPGRRGLGLGRRLLAALAALAVERGCGRLEWSVLKWNQPAIGFYERLGAVPMEEWQVYRLTGGPLLALADAAKPGPGAA; encoded by the coding sequence ATGATATCCGCCCTTCTCGCGCCGCGAAGCCGGCGATGGCCGTGCAGATTCGACGCGAGGCGCGATAATCCCCCCGTCGTGACCAGCGGACCCGCGATCTCGCTCCGACCCGCCGCGCGGGAGGACGTCCCCGTCGTCGCGGGACTCATCCGCGCGCTCGCCGAGTACGAACGTCTCTCCGCCGAGTGTTTCGCCGACGAGGCCGCCCTCGAGTCGCACCTCTTCGGGCCTCGCCCCTACGCGGAGGTCCTGATCGCGGACGTCGACGGCGAGCCGGCCGGGTTCGCCCTCTTCTTCCACAACTACTCCACGTTCCTCACGAAGCCCGGCATCTACCTCGAGGATCTCTTCGTCGTCCCCGGACGGCGGGGCCTCGGGCTCGGCAGGAGGCTCCTCGCCGCGCTCGCCGCGCTCGCCGTCGAGCGGGGCTGCGGCCGGCTGGAGTGGAGCGTCCTGAAGTGGAACCAGCCGGCCATCGGGTTCTACGAGCGGCTCGGCGCCGTCCCGATGGAGGAGTGGCAGGTCTACCGGCTGACCGGCGGACCTCTCCTCGCACTCGCGGACGCGGCGAAACCAGGCCCGGGAGCCGCGTGA
- a CDS encoding methyltransferase domain-containing protein, which yields MARSDDAAPSGSRLAPYFGLLTRRVQRARLAVALPHTSRGDRVLDLGCGLTDLPARFPSYVGCDRNPLVLSEMRQRHPEAAFTSWDVDSGEPPTEVVAGSPYDVILMLAILEHLPSPARALSRAAALLAPGGRVLATTPHPLGRLPLEAGARLGLLSRHADEEHEALLDRVALEKAAASAGLVLTSYARFLAGLNQLVVLTRR from the coding sequence ATGGCCCGTTCCGACGACGCCGCCCCGAGCGGCTCACGCCTCGCCCCCTATTTCGGCCTCCTGACGCGGCGCGTCCAGCGCGCCCGTCTGGCCGTGGCCCTGCCCCACACCTCACGGGGGGACCGGGTCCTCGACCTGGGGTGCGGCCTGACGGATCTGCCCGCCCGCTTTCCGTCGTACGTCGGATGTGATCGCAACCCCCTCGTTCTCTCCGAGATGCGGCAGCGGCACCCCGAGGCGGCCTTCACGTCCTGGGACGTCGATTCCGGGGAGCCACCGACCGAGGTCGTCGCCGGCTCGCCGTACGACGTGATCCTGATGCTCGCGATCCTGGAGCACCTGCCGTCCCCCGCCCGCGCGCTCTCCCGCGCCGCGGCTCTCCTCGCCCCGGGCGGACGTGTCCTGGCGACGACACCCCATCCGCTCGGGCGGCTGCCTCTCGAGGCCGGGGCCCGCCTCGGCCTCCTTTCGCGCCACGCCGACGAGGAGCACGAAGCGCTCCTCGACCGCGTGGCGCTGGAGAAGGCCGCAGCCTCGGCGGGGCTCGTGCTGACGTCCTACGCGCGCTTCCTCGCGGGCCTGAACCAGCTGGTCGTCCTGACGCGCCGATGA